The Thioalkalivibrio nitratireducens DSM 14787 DNA segment CAAGCATCGCCATCTCACGCAAATGCAGGCCGCTGAGCTGTTGGGCATCACCCAGCCGAAACTCTCGGGCATGCTGCGGGGCCAATTTCGAGGCATCAGCGAAAGCAAGATGATCGACTGCCTGAATCGTCTGGGGCGAGACGTGGAAATTGTCGTGCGCAAGCCGTCCCACGCTCGCAAGGCCGGCCATACTCGCGTCGTAGTCGTCTGATTGGAC contains these protein-coding regions:
- a CDS encoding helix-turn-helix domain-containing protein; this encodes MTQIEKGATNIYHDLGFPNAEEMQVKAMLAAKIGEIIKHRHLTQMQAAELLGITQPKLSGMLRGQFRGISESKMIDCLNRLGRDVEIVVRKPSHARKAGHTRVVVV